A single region of the Phycisphaerae bacterium RAS1 genome encodes:
- the rpmE gene encoding 50S ribosomal protein L31: MKEKIHPAYQDVKVHCACGNEFMTRATVKQIRVDICAACHPFYTGKQKFVDTTGRVERFQKKFGGSYFAGAKAGEKAKAGK, translated from the coding sequence ATGAAAGAGAAGATTCACCCGGCGTATCAGGATGTAAAGGTCCATTGCGCCTGTGGCAACGAATTCATGACCCGCGCGACGGTCAAGCAGATTCGCGTTGATATTTGCGCCGCCTGCCACCCGTTCTACACCGGCAAGCAGAAATTCGTGGACACCACCGGCCGCGTCGAGCGTTTCCAGAAGAAGTTCGGCGGTTCGTACTTTGCCGGCGCCAAGGCGGGCGAAAAGGCCAAGGCCGGCAAGTAG